A segment of the Sphingomonas cannabina genome:
TGGAGCGGCCGATCGAGGGGCGCCCCTTCCTCACCCCCGGCATCGTCGACATGACCGAGGCGAAGGAGCGGCCCGACGTCGAGCTGTTCGGCCCGGTCCTCCAGGTGATCCGCGCGACCGACTTCGACGAGGCGATCGCCGAGGCCAACGCCACCCGCTACGGCCTCTCGGCGTCGCTGATCAGCCAGGACCCGGCGCTCTACGACCGTTTCTGGGCCAATATCCGCGCCGGCATCGTCAACTGGAACAAGCCGACCAACGGCGCCAGCTCGGCCGCGCCGTTCGGCGGCATCGGCTGGTCGGGCAATCACCGCCCCAGCGCCTATTACGCTGCCGACTATTGCGCCTATCCCGTGGCGTCGAACGAGGCCGATCAGGCCCGCGCCGCGATCGGCATCGGCCTCAAGGACGCGTAAGACGGATCGACATTCGGCTTTTTGCCCTCTCCCCTTGATAGGGGAGAGGGTTACCGCAGCTTGGCGCTTTAGCGCCTAGCGGAGGTTGGGAGAGGGGTAGATCGGCGCGAAGCGCCGAGCGCCTGCTCCGCAGCCGCCCACCCCTCTCCCAGCTCCGACTAGCGCCTGCTCCGCAGCCGCTAAGTCTACGCAACCCTCTCCCCTCCTCGAGGAGGGGAGAGGGCAGAGGCTGAATGTCGATCGGCCCTAGCGCAAAAGCTCGGCTAGGCTGGCCTCAAGCATCCCTGCGTTGCCGCCGACGCCGCTCCGGCCCATCTGGCCGCCATGGCGACGCTACTCGACCCCAACGCGCGCGGGCGCGTGATCCTCGTCGGTGCCGGCCCCGGCGACCCGGGGCTGCTCACCATCCGCGCCGTCCAGGCGCTGCGCCAGGCCGACGTCGTCGTGCACGACGGCCTCATCGATCTGCGCGTGCTCGACATGGCGCCGCCCCATGCGCACCGCATCTCGGTCGCCAAGCGCCGCGCCCGGCATACGCTGCCGCAGGAATCGATCAACGCGCTGATCATCGCGCATGTGAAGGCCGGCGCGATCGTCGTCCGCCTCAAGGGCGGCGACCCGTTCATCTTCGGCCGCGGCGGCGAGGAAGTGGAGGCGGTGCGCGCCGCCGGCCTGCCCGTCGAGGTGGTCCCCGGCGTCTCGGCGGCGCTCGGCTGCGCGGCGGAGGCGATGCTGCCGCTCACCCATCGCGACTGGTCGAGCGCGGTCAGCTTCGTCGCCGGCCAGTGCAAGGGGCTCAAGGACCAGGACTGGTCGGGCCTCGCCGGCAAGGGCCGCACGCTCGTCATCTACATGGGCGTCGCGACCTGCCCCGACATCGCCGACAAGCTGATCGCCGACGGCGTCGCCCCGGACATGCCGGTGGCGGTGATCGAGAAGGGTACGCTCGACGGGCACCGTGCGATGCGCACCCTGCTCGCGGACCTCGGCGCGATGGTCGAGCGCGAGAAGGTGCAGAGCCCCGCGATCATCGTCGTCGGCGAGGTGGTGATGCTCGCCGACGCCGAGGACAAGATGGCCGCCTGGGCCAAGGCCGCGGAGACGCTTGCGTGAAGATCCTGACCGGAAACGACCTGCGCACCGGCGCGGTGATCTGGTGGACCGGCGAGGGCTGGTCGCTCCATGTCGAGGACGCCGTCGACGTCGGCGAGCACGGCGAGGCGATCCTGACCGAGGAGACGGGCGCGCGCCGCGTCAACGGCGGCGTGATCATCGACGCCACGATGACGCCCGAGGGTCCCCGCCCCGCCCACATCAAGGACCGCATCCGCGCGCTCGGCCCGACCGTCCGCCCGGACCTCACGCTCAAACCCGCCGATCCCAATGCAGGGAGCTGGGTGATATGAGCATGTTTCTTCACTCCTCCCCGGAAC
Coding sequences within it:
- the cobA gene encoding uroporphyrinogen-III C-methyltransferase, which encodes MATLLDPNARGRVILVGAGPGDPGLLTIRAVQALRQADVVVHDGLIDLRVLDMAPPHAHRISVAKRRARHTLPQESINALIIAHVKAGAIVVRLKGGDPFIFGRGGEEVEAVRAAGLPVEVVPGVSAALGCAAEAMLPLTHRDWSSAVSFVAGQCKGLKDQDWSGLAGKGRTLVIYMGVATCPDIADKLIADGVAPDMPVAVIEKGTLDGHRAMRTLLADLGAMVEREKVQSPAIIVVGEVVMLADAEDKMAAWAKAAETLA
- a CDS encoding DUF2849 domain-containing protein; the encoded protein is MKILTGNDLRTGAVIWWTGEGWSLHVEDAVDVGEHGEAILTEETGARRVNGGVIIDATMTPEGPRPAHIKDRIRALGPTVRPDLTLKPADPNAGSWVI